A part of Camelus ferus isolate YT-003-E chromosome 6, BCGSAC_Cfer_1.0, whole genome shotgun sequence genomic DNA contains:
- the PGF gene encoding placenta growth factor isoform X9: MPAMRLFTCFLQLLAGLALPTVPPQQWALSAGNSSSEVEAPKDPLWGPALLRGADILSARALRVQASVGEDEARKEETQGQGEEEEREAETHRLPPVWQYCSPEVTSPSEERPHTRLVYLLPSHSQLPPCWHLPLFISQLYPC, translated from the exons ATGCCTGCCATGAGGCTGTTCACTTGCTTCCTGCAGCTCCTGGCTGGACTAGCGCTGCCTACTGTGCCCCCCCAG CAGTGGGCCTTGTCTGCTGGGAACAGCTCATCAGAGGTGGAAG CTCCTAAAGATCCGCTCTGGGGACCCGCCCTCCTACGTGGAGCTGACATTCTCTCAGCACGTGCGCTGCGAGTGCAG GCCTCTGTGGGGGAAGATGAAGCCAGAAAG GAGGAGACCCAAgggcagggggaagaggaagagagagaagcagagacacaCAGACTGCCACCT GTGTGGCAATACTGTTCCCCGGAGGTAACCAGCCCCTCGGAGGAGAGACCCCACACCCGCCTCGTGTATTTATTACCGTCACACTCTCAGTTACCTCCCTGCTGGCACCTGCCTCTATTTATTAGCCAATTGTATCCCTGCTGA
- the PGF gene encoding placenta growth factor isoform X7 gives MPAMRLFTCFLQLLAGLALPTVPPQQWALSAGNSSSEVEVVPFQEVWGRSYCRALERLVDIVSEYPSEVEHIFSPSCVSLLRCTGCCGDEDLHCMPVETVNVTMQASVGEDEARKVWQYCSPEVTSPSEERPHTRLVYLLPSHSQLPPCWHLPLFISQLYPC, from the exons ATGCCTGCCATGAGGCTGTTCACTTGCTTCCTGCAGCTCCTGGCTGGACTAGCGCTGCCTACTGTGCCCCCCCAG CAGTGGGCCTTGTCTGCTGGGAACAGCTCATCAGAGGTGGAAG TGGTACCCTTCCAGGAAGTGTGGGGCCGCAGCTACTGCCGGGCACTGGAGAGGCTGGTGGACATCGTATCTGAGTACCCCAGCGAAGTGGAGCACATATTTAGCCCGTCCTGTGTCTCCCTGCTGCGCTGCACCGGCTGCTGTGGTGATGAGGACCTGCACTGTATGCCGGTAGAGACAGTCAATGTCACCATGCAG GCCTCTGTGGGGGAAGATGAAGCCAGAAAG GTGTGGCAATACTGTTCCCCGGAGGTAACCAGCCCCTCGGAGGAGAGACCCCACACCCGCCTCGTGTATTTATTACCGTCACACTCTCAGTTACCTCCCTGCTGGCACCTGCCTCTATTTATTAGCCAATTGTATCCCTGCTGA
- the PGF gene encoding placenta growth factor isoform X8: MPAMRLFTCFLQLLAGLALPTVPPQQWALSAGNSSSEVEVVPFQEVWGRSYCRALERLVDIVSEYPSEVEHIFSPSCVSLLRCTGCCGDEDLHCMPVETVNVTMQLLKIRSGDPPSYVELTFSQHVRCECRPLWGKMKPERCGNTVPRR; this comes from the exons ATGCCTGCCATGAGGCTGTTCACTTGCTTCCTGCAGCTCCTGGCTGGACTAGCGCTGCCTACTGTGCCCCCCCAG CAGTGGGCCTTGTCTGCTGGGAACAGCTCATCAGAGGTGGAAG TGGTACCCTTCCAGGAAGTGTGGGGCCGCAGCTACTGCCGGGCACTGGAGAGGCTGGTGGACATCGTATCTGAGTACCCCAGCGAAGTGGAGCACATATTTAGCCCGTCCTGTGTCTCCCTGCTGCGCTGCACCGGCTGCTGTGGTGATGAGGACCTGCACTGTATGCCGGTAGAGACAGTCAATGTCACCATGCAG CTCCTAAAGATCCGCTCTGGGGACCCGCCCTCCTACGTGGAGCTGACATTCTCTCAGCACGTGCGCTGCGAGTGCAG GCCTCTGTGGGGGAAGATGAAGCCAGAAAG GTGTGGCAATACTGTTCCCCGGAGGTAA
- the PGF gene encoding placenta growth factor isoform X5 produces the protein MPAMRLFTCFLQLLAGLALPTVPPQQWALSAGNSSSEVEVVPFQEVWGRSYCRALERLVDIVSEYPSEVEHIFSPSCVSLLRCTGCCGDEDLHCMPVETVNVTMQLLKIRSGDPPSYVELTFSQHVRCECRPLWGKMKPERRRPKGRGKRKREKQRHTDCHLCGNTVPRR, from the exons ATGCCTGCCATGAGGCTGTTCACTTGCTTCCTGCAGCTCCTGGCTGGACTAGCGCTGCCTACTGTGCCCCCCCAG CAGTGGGCCTTGTCTGCTGGGAACAGCTCATCAGAGGTGGAAG TGGTACCCTTCCAGGAAGTGTGGGGCCGCAGCTACTGCCGGGCACTGGAGAGGCTGGTGGACATCGTATCTGAGTACCCCAGCGAAGTGGAGCACATATTTAGCCCGTCCTGTGTCTCCCTGCTGCGCTGCACCGGCTGCTGTGGTGATGAGGACCTGCACTGTATGCCGGTAGAGACAGTCAATGTCACCATGCAG CTCCTAAAGATCCGCTCTGGGGACCCGCCCTCCTACGTGGAGCTGACATTCTCTCAGCACGTGCGCTGCGAGTGCAG GCCTCTGTGGGGGAAGATGAAGCCAGAAAG GAGGAGACCCAAgggcagggggaagaggaagagagagaagcagagacacaCAGACTGCCACCT GTGTGGCAATACTGTTCCCCGGAGGTAA
- the PGF gene encoding placenta growth factor isoform X2 — MPAMRLFTCFLQLLAGLALPTVPPQWALSAGNSSSEVEVVPFQEVWGRSYCRALERLVDIVSEYPSEVEHIFSPSCVSLLRCTGCCGDEDLHCMPVETVNVTMQLLKIRSGDPPSYVELTFSQHVRCECRPLWGKMKPERRRPKGRGKRKREKQRHTDCHLARLLPATRLKKSFHAMGLELIQVLPHEPVLALTGTSTPLRADRDSGEVGPPQACGPHFSPGPNQ; from the exons ATGCCTGCCATGAGGCTGTTCACTTGCTTCCTGCAGCTCCTGGCTGGACTAGCGCTGCCTACTGTGCCCCCCCAG TGGGCCTTGTCTGCTGGGAACAGCTCATCAGAGGTGGAAG TGGTACCCTTCCAGGAAGTGTGGGGCCGCAGCTACTGCCGGGCACTGGAGAGGCTGGTGGACATCGTATCTGAGTACCCCAGCGAAGTGGAGCACATATTTAGCCCGTCCTGTGTCTCCCTGCTGCGCTGCACCGGCTGCTGTGGTGATGAGGACCTGCACTGTATGCCGGTAGAGACAGTCAATGTCACCATGCAG CTCCTAAAGATCCGCTCTGGGGACCCGCCCTCCTACGTGGAGCTGACATTCTCTCAGCACGTGCGCTGCGAGTGCAG GCCTCTGTGGGGGAAGATGAAGCCAGAAAG GAGGAGACCCAAgggcagggggaagaggaagagagagaagcagagacacaCAGACTGCCACCT GGCCCGTCTCCTCCCAGCAACAAGACTCAAGAAATCATTTCATGCCATGGGACTGGAGCTGATCCAAGTCCTACCACATGAGCCCGTCCTTGCACTGACAGGGACTTCCACTCCGCTCCGTGCAGATAGAGATTCTGGGGAAGTTGGTCCCCCGCAGGCGTGTGGCCCTCATTTCTCCCCTGGACCAAATCAGTGA
- the PGF gene encoding placenta growth factor isoform X4 yields MPAMRLFTCFLQLLAGLALPTVPPQQWALSAGNSSSEVEVVPFQEVWGRSYCRALERLVDIVSEYPSEVEHIFSPSCVSLLRCTGCCGDEDLHCMPVETVNVTMQASVGEDEARKEETQGQGEEEEREAETHRLPPVWQYCSPEVTSPSEERPHTRLVYLLPSHSQLPPCWHLPLFISQLYPC; encoded by the exons ATGCCTGCCATGAGGCTGTTCACTTGCTTCCTGCAGCTCCTGGCTGGACTAGCGCTGCCTACTGTGCCCCCCCAG CAGTGGGCCTTGTCTGCTGGGAACAGCTCATCAGAGGTGGAAG TGGTACCCTTCCAGGAAGTGTGGGGCCGCAGCTACTGCCGGGCACTGGAGAGGCTGGTGGACATCGTATCTGAGTACCCCAGCGAAGTGGAGCACATATTTAGCCCGTCCTGTGTCTCCCTGCTGCGCTGCACCGGCTGCTGTGGTGATGAGGACCTGCACTGTATGCCGGTAGAGACAGTCAATGTCACCATGCAG GCCTCTGTGGGGGAAGATGAAGCCAGAAAG GAGGAGACCCAAgggcagggggaagaggaagagagagaagcagagacacaCAGACTGCCACCT GTGTGGCAATACTGTTCCCCGGAGGTAACCAGCCCCTCGGAGGAGAGACCCCACACCCGCCTCGTGTATTTATTACCGTCACACTCTCAGTTACCTCCCTGCTGGCACCTGCCTCTATTTATTAGCCAATTGTATCCCTGCTGA
- the PGF gene encoding placenta growth factor isoform X1, which translates to MPAMRLFTCFLQLLAGLALPTVPPQQWALSAGNSSSEVEVVPFQEVWGRSYCRALERLVDIVSEYPSEVEHIFSPSCVSLLRCTGCCGDEDLHCMPVETVNVTMQLLKIRSGDPPSYVELTFSQHVRCECRPLWGKMKPERRRPKGRGKRKREKQRHTDCHLARLLPATRLKKSFHAMGLELIQVLPHEPVLALTGTSTPLRADRDSGEVGPPQACGPHFSPGPNQ; encoded by the exons ATGCCTGCCATGAGGCTGTTCACTTGCTTCCTGCAGCTCCTGGCTGGACTAGCGCTGCCTACTGTGCCCCCCCAG CAGTGGGCCTTGTCTGCTGGGAACAGCTCATCAGAGGTGGAAG TGGTACCCTTCCAGGAAGTGTGGGGCCGCAGCTACTGCCGGGCACTGGAGAGGCTGGTGGACATCGTATCTGAGTACCCCAGCGAAGTGGAGCACATATTTAGCCCGTCCTGTGTCTCCCTGCTGCGCTGCACCGGCTGCTGTGGTGATGAGGACCTGCACTGTATGCCGGTAGAGACAGTCAATGTCACCATGCAG CTCCTAAAGATCCGCTCTGGGGACCCGCCCTCCTACGTGGAGCTGACATTCTCTCAGCACGTGCGCTGCGAGTGCAG GCCTCTGTGGGGGAAGATGAAGCCAGAAAG GAGGAGACCCAAgggcagggggaagaggaagagagagaagcagagacacaCAGACTGCCACCT GGCCCGTCTCCTCCCAGCAACAAGACTCAAGAAATCATTTCATGCCATGGGACTGGAGCTGATCCAAGTCCTACCACATGAGCCCGTCCTTGCACTGACAGGGACTTCCACTCCGCTCCGTGCAGATAGAGATTCTGGGGAAGTTGGTCCCCCGCAGGCGTGTGGCCCTCATTTCTCCCCTGGACCAAATCAGTGA
- the PGF gene encoding placenta growth factor isoform X3 — protein MPAMRLFTCFLQLLAGLALPTVPPQQWALSAGNSSSEVEVVPFQEVWGRSYCRALERLVDIVSEYPSEVEHIFSPSCVSLLRCTGCCGDEDLHCMPVETVNVTMQASVGEDEARKEETQGQGEEEEREAETHRLPPVSARGWGPGMARRLGQRGAPALPAGVWQYCSPEVTSPSEERPHTRLVYLLPSHSQLPPCWHLPLFISQLYPC, from the exons ATGCCTGCCATGAGGCTGTTCACTTGCTTCCTGCAGCTCCTGGCTGGACTAGCGCTGCCTACTGTGCCCCCCCAG CAGTGGGCCTTGTCTGCTGGGAACAGCTCATCAGAGGTGGAAG TGGTACCCTTCCAGGAAGTGTGGGGCCGCAGCTACTGCCGGGCACTGGAGAGGCTGGTGGACATCGTATCTGAGTACCCCAGCGAAGTGGAGCACATATTTAGCCCGTCCTGTGTCTCCCTGCTGCGCTGCACCGGCTGCTGTGGTGATGAGGACCTGCACTGTATGCCGGTAGAGACAGTCAATGTCACCATGCAG GCCTCTGTGGGGGAAGATGAAGCCAGAAAG GAGGAGACCCAAgggcagggggaagaggaagagagagaagcagagacacaCAGACTGCCACCTGTGAGTGCgcgggggtggggcccagggatgGCAAGGAGGCTGGGCCAGAGGGGAGCCCCCGCCCTGCCAGCAGGG GTGTGGCAATACTGTTCCCCGGAGGTAACCAGCCCCTCGGAGGAGAGACCCCACACCCGCCTCGTGTATTTATTACCGTCACACTCTCAGTTACCTCCCTGCTGGCACCTGCCTCTATTTATTAGCCAATTGTATCCCTGCTGA
- the PGF gene encoding placenta growth factor isoform X6 has translation MPAMRLFTCFLQLLAGLALPTVPPQWALSAGNSSSEVEVVPFQEVWGRSYCRALERLVDIVSEYPSEVEHIFSPSCVSLLRCTGCCGDEDLHCMPVETVNVTMQLLKIRSGDPPSYVELTFSQHVRCECRPLWGKMKPERRRPKGRGKRKREKQRHTDCHLCGNTVPRR, from the exons ATGCCTGCCATGAGGCTGTTCACTTGCTTCCTGCAGCTCCTGGCTGGACTAGCGCTGCCTACTGTGCCCCCCCAG TGGGCCTTGTCTGCTGGGAACAGCTCATCAGAGGTGGAAG TGGTACCCTTCCAGGAAGTGTGGGGCCGCAGCTACTGCCGGGCACTGGAGAGGCTGGTGGACATCGTATCTGAGTACCCCAGCGAAGTGGAGCACATATTTAGCCCGTCCTGTGTCTCCCTGCTGCGCTGCACCGGCTGCTGTGGTGATGAGGACCTGCACTGTATGCCGGTAGAGACAGTCAATGTCACCATGCAG CTCCTAAAGATCCGCTCTGGGGACCCGCCCTCCTACGTGGAGCTGACATTCTCTCAGCACGTGCGCTGCGAGTGCAG GCCTCTGTGGGGGAAGATGAAGCCAGAAAG GAGGAGACCCAAgggcagggggaagaggaagagagagaagcagagacacaCAGACTGCCACCT GTGTGGCAATACTGTTCCCCGGAGGTAA